A stretch of DNA from Pangasianodon hypophthalmus isolate fPanHyp1 chromosome 2, fPanHyp1.pri, whole genome shotgun sequence:
TCAGGGTCAAGCCCTCTTGCTGCATCACCTATGGCTCTGGGGAAGAAGCTAATGAGAAAATTCAATACATTTGACCAAGTGTTTGTCTCAGAATTTCTGGAGAAAACAGTTGACAGTCTTTAATTATATGGtatctttatattaaaaaaaaaaaaaattccatcagTACAAGGGGCCAACGGTTCTAAAGACTGCAGCTTTACCAAAAATTACAATGATGAATCATTCATGAAACCTAATTCAATTAGAACCATGCACATGGCAAGATGCTAATACGCACATAAGCACAATGCCTAAATTTTCAAATATTGTTCACATAAACTGCTTTTGTTAAACAGAACACAGCATATATTCATCTCTATTATTATACgtgtttcattttcagtaacaaaTTTTCATAAAATGAGTCACACCTACTCAGTGAGAAAACCAGGCACATGGGAATATTTTCTACACCCCACGCTCCCTGAGAAACACAAATTTACCTGGCATCACTGACTCCCAGCTTTACCTGATGCAGAGCGGCATGCTCAGACACATGCACGTTTAACCAGCTGTGTGGTCACACTTACGCTGCTCGTGCTGGCCTTGGGCTGGGTGGGCAGGGTTCCACTTGCCTTCATACTGCTCACAAGCTTGTTGAATGCAGACATGTCAGGATCACGGGGACGGGCCATGACCCCTGAGCCTCCTGTAAGAGCCTCTTCCAGGTGCTCGGCCATGAAAGGAGTTCCTCTTCCCTGAGCCTGCAGCTGCCTGGGGGCTGGCTGAGGCTGCTCACTCTGAACTTTCAGCCCCTTTAAACCACTCTCCACCTCCTCCAATGACAACACCACCCCAGAGTTAGCTACAACAGAGGGACAAGACAGGATCCTATTAAATCAGAgccaaagaggaaaaagagtTCCAAATGTTACATCAGCGTTACTTACTGCTCTCCTTGAGACGAGCCTTGTTTGCATTTAAGCTGGAGAGAAGGGGTTTAAGGTCAATTTTGGCTTTATGGAGCAGCTCCAAGATGTCCACCTTCTCTCTCCGCTCCTCCAAGGGAATTGGCGTGAAATAGGGTGTAGGACCCTGACTAGGAGAACTACTGCGTGGATCTATATACGAGGGAGGGGGGACGACAATTTTCTCTAGTCAGTTTTTTGTGGGAAGACAAACTACAGTACATTTAAACACGGGGTTTACATGACTGGATGTCTGTATCCAGTTCacgtattaattttttttttttttttaaacaaatgcagcATAAAGCCACAAACACCTCGTTGCAGTTACCAATGTCAAAATTTACATCATTGCCTTGCACCATTTGGCCTATACTGCCACTGTTGACACTGTTCAAAGTTGCAATAAGGCACAGAATGAATAGTGGCATCATGTAACGCAGCATTGAATTGCACATACAAACGCTATGGTCTTCCGTTACCTGCTAGTTTCTCAAGCTCTTCATGTGGGGTGGAGCGCAGGCTGCTGGAGCGGCTAACAGAGGGACTCTGATTACTGTTGAACCAGCGGCTGAACCGGCTGGCCGTGACTGGCCCTTCACCAAGCACATCTTCGATCATCTGAAAAAAGTGAGAGCAAGTGGTTCAGTATGGGTCGGTATAAAAATAGGAAACGGTTattttggggggtgggggggtggtgAGAACGGCACTTACATGATGAGAGCTGATGAAGGCCAATGAAGGCAAATGAAGTGTGGGCTTTTGGGAAAAGGTAATTCAAAACCATGGGCACAAATGTTCACACTTAATCAAAATATCCATCACCCAAAGGGTTTCAGTGCTCAGAGCACAAAGCTTCTATATCGCGACTGTTATTAGCTTCTTCATGACTGCTAGAGTCCCATCAAACACGCATTCAGACTAACCCTTAACTTGATCAGTGATGGGCATAAATTTGTATCTGCTTAGCCAGCTGTCTACCAAAACTTCCTTAGTCAAAGTAGCCAAATGGCTATTAGCTGACTGCAAACAAAGAAACCTCACATTCTCATCATTATGCATTACCAAACAATCACAAAGTTAAAATAGTCAGGGCAGCTGCACAAGCATATAGAGCATCCCACAGGGTATTATGTGGACCGTGCATAAGGAAAAGACCCAATAGAAATGCCTCAGGTGTGATTATTGCTCAGGACATCAACCATCCACACATCAACCCAATCACCCTTTTAAGCATGCAGTGCTCCCCACATCTTACCGAAGCCAGGCCAGGCATGGTCTTCTCCAGATTAAAGAACTCGTTGAAGTCAAAATCCCCAGCTGTTTGTTCAGGTAGAATGTCTGGATGAGGAACCTCCTGATCAGCTCCTCTCTCTTGGACCACCTGTGCCTCCTCAGAAAGACCACCATTGCACTCAACTGCACGAGAAAGAGCAAGCAAGTAGGCAAAATCATTCTTGATTTTGTATGCAAGTTAGTGAAAAATCAAAAAAGCTATAccagtaaaaagaaaagaaaatttcacGTGCCTTCTTTTACAGACTCTGTCCTCTTTCTTGAGCGCTTAGGTTTCCGTTTATCATCCTCTAGGACTTTATCGTCAAAGCCAATAAGCTCAATGGTCTCTGACTGGCTTGTGGGTCCACCAGAAAACCATTCTGGCTCCTCTTCAGCATAAGAGTCATTCCTTCTCCTCTCACTAAACACTCTTTTGTCACCAAAGTCCCTCTGTAATGGCAGCGCAAAGGGGCACTGGTTATATCATCTTATTAAAACATACAAACGctagcagagaaaaaaatatccaaaatctaAAATCACAAAAGCCAAGAATTAAAATCTGCAGACGCTGGCTATAAATCACAAACTAGTTTAAGGACTAGGGCAGCAGATCATTTACTAAACAGGCTCAGAGTTTTTGGTCTTACTAGGATGTTTAAAATCACCATTTATCATGGTCAGAAGAAATGCAGGAggtcaaaaatatatttctgtggACTTGGTTTTAAGGAACTGAAATCTGCAGCAGCCATAACATATGCACAGTACGTTTACACAATACCCTGAATCTCTTGTCCTTGAAGTCACGTTCTCTTTCACGGTCCCTTTCTTTGTCCACCCGAATATCCCTCTCGAACCCACGCGCCGCCATGATGCGCCCACTTCCAATACGGCGTGTGCCCCCGAGACGGAGAGACTCATTCTCTTTGTTCTCAAGGGGGCTGATGGGACGGCGAGTCAGGGCAGCAGGTGCCACTTGACAGCCACCTCCAAAACTACGGCGCTGGGGGCTAAGAACGACCTCCAAATCATCCTCTTTAATACGCTCTCGTGGGTCTAGAGGAGTAGCACAAAAAACTTTTAACGACCTGGATTACATCCTTGGAAAACATTTCATATGGTGCTTTTTTCAAACACACTACCTAGAACTGAATTTCTGACAAATGGAGTAGCAGTTCAACAAATTACCAGCAATTCTACGTTTCAGGGGAGGTCTATCCTCAGCATAGTCCCTCTTGTAACCCTCTCCTGGTAAGTCACACTCGGAGGGATACAATGACGCATGCCATTTTTCAGGATCCCACACTCCATCACTagagaaattaaaataagattAGTTTTTCAAAGCAAAACCAATCAATACATTTTCGGACTGTTCTGGACACAAACTGAAAATACAAACCTATCTTTAACTTTAAGGAACTTTACGATAAACAGATGTGAGCAAATTTCAAGGAATTAAACAGCACCATAGTCTATACCTTACCATTTTACTAATTTATTGTACAGCTCACCTGTCATATTTCTGAGACAGGCATTCTGGCCTCTCGTTAGAAATTGGTAGCTCTTTGATTTCCAAAAGCTCCTCCTGTGAAAGAAAATCAAGCACAAATGAAAACCAGATTACACTAATCAGACAGGACATACGCAAGACTGTCAAGAACATGGTCGCAACTTGGCTGATTGAGAAAGACGCAGGATCCAACCTTGGTGTATCGATAGGCAGAAGTCAGTAGAGAAGGCTTCACAGTGTGGATCATTTTATTGCCATTTTCCTGATCCTCTATACAGGCATCTTTGTCCATGACTGAGGCAGAAGGCCAAAGTATAGCTTTTGTCTTGGACACTCCAAGCACCTGTAGGCAAAGGATTTGGATAGATTAAAACCTTAAGGAAAAACAGTTGGCAAAAACTTTAGGAATACAAGCTTTAAAAGCAAACATCCGAGTGCTAGAATGCCTAGATCCTCCAGTGACACTAG
This window harbors:
- the eif4enif1 gene encoding eukaryotic translation initiation factor 4E transporter isoform X3, whose protein sequence is MDKDACIEDQENGNKMIHTVKPSLLTSAYRYTKEELLEIKELPISNERPECLSQKYDSDGVWDPEKWHASLYPSECDLPGEGYKRDYAEDRPPLKRRIADPRERIKEDDLEVVLSPQRRSFGGGCQVAPAALTRRPISPLENKENESLRLGGTRRIGSGRIMAARGFERDIRVDKERDRERERDFKDKRFRRDFGDKRVFSERRRNDSYAEEEPEWFSGGPTSQSETIELIGFDDKVLEDDKRKPKRSRKRTESVKEVECNGGLSEEAQVVQERGADQEVPHPDILPEQTAGDFDFNEFFNLEKTMPGLASMIEDVLGEGPVTASRFSRWFNSNQSPSVSRSSSLRSTPHEELEKLADPRSSSPSQGPTPYFTPIPLEERREKVDILELLHKAKIDLKPLLSSLNANKARLKESTNSGVVLSLEEVESGLKGLKVQSEQPQPAPRQLQAQGRGTPFMAEHLEEALTGGSGVMARPRDPDMSAFNKLVSSMKASGTLPTQPKASTSSLQQSADPAILSTITEAQVPAIQQKNIFQELLGVQGAPRAGSPLLSGLLANPEAAPASAPGLLHHRGSSPPLFPHRGPIQDFYTGMQTGTGFPVGPQQILGDQIPEMHRALSPGPTPQQLRAMSMGVDQADLEAGMFQQDLALHGRQYQQGYNKHGHDKSFRNRQTRINRSPGPHLPGRNSPVTAVTSMLSPSFTPTSVIKKMYESKEKTKDEPVSRPGSKEDTANSQEDSPSPSSFLDGVDGGGPQAGGIKACSTPVSAQNRHSKEAERARPSSTTGHHTPSMLSPGSTSSFPRPIYPVPLLSHVPLVRPPPPQLHPGVVQRMIAQGIQPQQLGPALLQTGLFPQTVDLSQLQGLPPALLGQPLYPLGTTGHPLIPPRAAGPHMQLAVMQQQFQQQQRPNIHTVPTGTPQSQSHSAHRTPHSQRRAGSPPLGLAKWFGSDVLQQPLPSMPSTKVISVDELEFRQ
- the eif4enif1 gene encoding eukaryotic translation initiation factor 4E transporter isoform X1 yields the protein MVPVLGVSKTKAILWPSASVMDKDACIEDQENGNKMIHTVKPSLLTSAYRYTKEELLEIKELPISNERPECLSQKYDSDGVWDPEKWHASLYPSECDLPGEGYKRDYAEDRPPLKRRIADPRERIKEDDLEVVLSPQRRSFGGGCQVAPAALTRRPISPLENKENESLRLGGTRRIGSGRIMAARGFERDIRVDKERDRERERDFKDKRFRRDFGDKRVFSERRRNDSYAEEEPEWFSGGPTSQSETIELIGFDDKVLEDDKRKPKRSRKRTESVKEVECNGGLSEEAQVVQERGADQEVPHPDILPEQTAGDFDFNEFFNLEKTMPGLASMIEDVLGEGPVTASRFSRWFNSNQSPSVSRSSSLRSTPHEELEKLADPRSSSPSQGPTPYFTPIPLEERREKVDILELLHKAKIDLKPLLSSLNANKARLKESTNSGVVLSLEEVESGLKGLKVQSEQPQPAPRQLQAQGRGTPFMAEHLEEALTGGSGVMARPRDPDMSAFNKLVSSMKASGTLPTQPKASTSSLQQSADPAILSTITEAQVPAIQQKNIFQELLGVQGAPRAGSPLLSGLLANPEAAPASAPGLLHHRGSSPPLFPHRGPIQDFYTGMQTGTGFPVGPQQILGDQIPEMHRALSPGPTPQQLRAMSMGVDQADLEAGMFQQDLALHGRQYQQGYNKHGHDKSFRNRQTRINRSPGPHLPGRNSPVTAVTSMLSPSFTPTSVIKKMYESKEKTKDEPVSRPGSKEDTANSQEDSPSPSSFLDGVDGGGPQAGGIKACSTPVSAQNRHSKEAERARPSSTTGHHTPSMLSPGSTSSFPRPIYPVPLLSHVPLVRPPPPQLHPGVVQRMIAQGIQPQQLGPALLQTGLFPQTVDLSQLQGLPPALLGQPLYPLGTTGHPLIPPRAAGPHMQLAVMQQQFQQQQRPNIHTVPTGTPQSQSHSAHRTPHSQRRAGSPPLGLAKWFGSDVLQQPLPSMPSTKVISVDELEFRQ
- the eif4enif1 gene encoding eukaryotic translation initiation factor 4E transporter isoform X2; the encoded protein is MVPVLGVSKTKAILWPSASVMDKDACIEDQENGNKMIHTVKPSLLTSAYRYTKEELLEIKELPISNERPECLSQKYDSDGVWDPEKWHASLYPSECDLPGEGYKRDYAEDRPPLKRRIADPRERIKEDDLEVVLSPQRRSFGGGCQVAPAALTRRPISPLENKENESLRLGGTRRIGSGRIMAARGFERDIRVDKERDRERERDFKDKRFRRDFGDKRVFSERRRNDSYAEEEPEWFSGGPTSQSETIELIGFDDKVLEDDKRKPKRSRKRTESVKEVECNGGLSEEAQVVQERGADQEVPHPDILPEQTAGDFDFNEFFNLEKTMPGLASMIEDVLGEGPVTASRFSRWFNSNQSPSVSRSSSLRSTPHEELEKLADPRSSSPSQGPTPYFTPIPLEERREKVDILELLHKAKIDLKPLLSSLNANKARLKESTNSGVVLSLEEVESGLKGLKVQSEQPQPAPRQLQAQGRGTPFMAEHLEEALTGGSGVMARPRDPDMSAFNKLVSSMKLQQSADPAILSTITEAQVPAIQQKNIFQELLGVQGAPRAGSPLLSGLLANPEAAPASAPGLLHHRGSSPPLFPHRGPIQDFYTGMQTGTGFPVGPQQILGDQIPEMHRALSPGPTPQQLRAMSMGVDQADLEAGMFQQDLALHGRQYQQGYNKHGHDKSFRNRQTRINRSPGPHLPGRNSPVTAVTSMLSPSFTPTSVIKKMYESKEKTKDEPVSRPGSKEDTANSQEDSPSPSSFLDGVDGGGPQAGGIKACSTPVSAQNRHSKEAERARPSSTTGHHTPSMLSPGSTSSFPRPIYPVPLLSHVPLVRPPPPQLHPGVVQRMIAQGIQPQQLGPALLQTGLFPQTVDLSQLQGLPPALLGQPLYPLGTTGHPLIPPRAAGPHMQLAVMQQQFQQQQRPNIHTVPTGTPQSQSHSAHRTPHSQRRAGSPPLGLAKWFGSDVLQQPLPSMPSTKVISVDELEFRQ